One Halolamina litorea genomic window carries:
- a CDS encoding DUF5808 domain-containing protein: MSDNESGKPQSGELFGIPYNFDRPSIGRMLSAYWQPDKGMLVEKPFGVGYTLNLANWRSWIVVLVAGGLLWQETQKGRGGEVSDEEPVEVIVDDD, translated from the coding sequence ATGTCCGACAACGAGAGCGGCAAGCCCCAGTCCGGCGAGCTCTTCGGCATCCCGTACAACTTCGATCGACCGAGCATCGGCCGGATGCTCTCGGCGTACTGGCAGCCCGACAAGGGGATGCTGGTCGAGAAGCCCTTCGGCGTCGGCTACACGCTCAACCTCGCCAACTGGCGTTCCTGGATCGTCGTGCTCGTCGCCGGCGGCCTGCTCTGGCAGGAGACCCAGAAAGGCCGAGGGGGCGAGGTCAGCGACGAGGAACCGGTCGAAGTCATCGTGGACGACGACTGA
- a CDS encoding non-canonical purine NTP pyrophosphatase, with the protein MLRYVTTNAGKVREAEEYLGDGISQLDYDYTEIQSDDLGTIAARGAREAYRHAGEPTLVDDAGLFVRALDGFPGPYSSYAEDTIGVERTWELASREEDRGASFRCVLAYCDGEGFDASPDPVDKDDRVAAAAAGPDADGEAEALPVKLFEGRVRGTLVEPRGEGGFGFDPIFEHEGTTFAEMDEAEKNAISHRGRALAKFGEWYAER; encoded by the coding sequence ATGCTGCGATACGTCACCACCAACGCCGGCAAGGTCCGCGAGGCCGAGGAGTACCTCGGCGACGGGATCTCCCAACTCGACTACGACTACACCGAGATCCAGAGCGACGACCTCGGAACCATCGCCGCTCGCGGCGCGCGCGAGGCCTACCGCCACGCCGGCGAACCGACCCTCGTCGACGACGCGGGCCTGTTCGTCCGCGCGCTCGACGGTTTCCCCGGGCCGTACTCCTCCTACGCCGAGGACACCATCGGCGTCGAACGCACGTGGGAGCTCGCCAGCCGCGAGGAGGACCGCGGCGCCTCGTTCCGCTGCGTGCTCGCGTACTGCGACGGCGAGGGGTTCGACGCCTCACCCGACCCTGTGGACAAGGACGACCGCGTCGCCGCTGCGGCGGCGGGTCCCGACGCGGACGGCGAGGCCGAGGCGCTGCCCGTGAAGCTCTTCGAGGGTCGCGTGCGCGGGACGCTCGTCGAACCGCGCGGCGAGGGCGGGTTCGGCTTCGACCCTATCTTCGAACACGAGGGGACGACGTTCGCCGAGATGGACGAAGCGGAGAAGAACGCCATCTCCCACCGCGGGCGGGCGCTGGCCAAGTTCGGGGAGTGGTACGCCGAGCGGTAG
- a CDS encoding DUF7384 family protein — translation MSEEPSPARIVADSDVLAADLLVGGAARDCLDHVRAHSWLTLVASDPLLDDAEAVIERLADAHLAADWRERIEERREPVDQPEGDHPALASAYHGGAMHVLSFDERLTGAKGNTMVRDRFEVAVRTPEAFTALFDPAKLYPEVGDGEYPGPDRDPRA, via the coding sequence ATGAGTGAGGAGCCGTCGCCGGCGCGGATCGTCGCCGACAGCGACGTGCTCGCCGCGGACCTCCTGGTCGGCGGGGCCGCGCGGGACTGTCTGGACCACGTCCGGGCGCACTCGTGGCTCACCCTCGTGGCCAGCGACCCGCTGCTCGACGACGCCGAGGCGGTGATCGAACGCCTCGCTGATGCCCACCTCGCCGCCGACTGGCGCGAGCGGATCGAGGAACGACGCGAGCCGGTCGACCAGCCCGAGGGCGACCACCCGGCGCTGGCGTCAGCGTACCACGGCGGCGCGATGCACGTGCTCTCCTTCGACGAGCGACTCACGGGAGCGAAAGGGAACACGATGGTCCGGGACCGCTTCGAGGTGGCCGTCCGCACGCCTGAGGCCTTCACGGCGCTGTTCGACCCGGCGAAGCTCTACCCCGAAGTCGGCGACGGAGAGTACCCCGGACCGGACCGGGACCCGCGGGCGTAG
- a CDS encoding metal-dependent hydrolase, with amino-acid sequence MMVTTHALAGLLLAIPVAFITPEFAGVAAVAALAGGVFPDLDMPGAHRRTLHFPVYYSLAAVAAIAVALVAPAPWSVGAALFLAAAALHAVGDVAGGGLELRPWEATGERAVYSHYHGRWWRPRRWIRYDGAPEDAVATLALAVPGILVYEGRVEAAVFGAVAIGLGYAAIRRPMIDWTERIVEKLPPELLDRLPGSLLTDFR; translated from the coding sequence ATGATGGTCACTACCCACGCGCTGGCAGGCCTCCTGCTGGCGATCCCGGTCGCGTTTATCACGCCGGAGTTCGCCGGTGTGGCTGCCGTCGCTGCGCTCGCGGGTGGGGTGTTCCCCGATCTGGACATGCCCGGTGCACACCGGCGGACGCTCCACTTCCCGGTGTACTACTCGCTCGCCGCCGTCGCCGCCATCGCCGTCGCGCTGGTGGCGCCGGCCCCCTGGAGCGTCGGCGCCGCGCTCTTCCTCGCCGCGGCGGCGCTGCACGCTGTCGGCGACGTAGCCGGCGGCGGCCTCGAACTCCGGCCGTGGGAGGCGACCGGCGAACGTGCGGTCTACAGCCACTACCACGGTCGCTGGTGGCGGCCGCGCCGGTGGATCCGCTACGACGGCGCCCCCGAGGACGCCGTCGCCACCCTCGCGCTGGCGGTTCCGGGGATCCTCGTCTACGAGGGGCGCGTCGAAGCCGCCGTCTTCGGCGCCGTGGCTATCGGCCTCGGCTACGCGGCGATCCGACGGCCGATGATCGACTGGACCGAACGCATCGTCGAGAAGCTCCCGCCGGAGCTGCTCGACCGACTCCCCGGCTCGCTGCTCACGGACTTCCGCTGA
- a CDS encoding cupin domain-containing protein, translated as MDVVDIDAAFERFEETWSPRLAASLNGQELKVAKLEGAFVWHSHPDADELFWVIEGDLTIELREEPDRHLSAGQLGVVPAGVEHRPVADGLAKVVLFEPAGTENTGDAEGTGRTREVESLED; from the coding sequence ATGGACGTCGTCGACATCGACGCGGCCTTCGAGCGCTTCGAGGAGACGTGGTCGCCGCGACTCGCCGCCTCGCTCAACGGTCAGGAACTGAAAGTCGCCAAACTGGAGGGGGCGTTCGTCTGGCACAGCCACCCCGACGCCGACGAACTGTTCTGGGTCATCGAGGGCGACCTCACCATCGAACTCCGGGAGGAGCCGGACCGACACCTCAGCGCCGGCCAACTCGGCGTCGTCCCGGCCGGCGTCGAACACCGCCCCGTCGCCGACGGGCTGGCGAAGGTGGTACTCTTCGAGCCCGCGGGCACCGAGAACACCGGCGACGCCGAGGGGACGGGCCGGACACGCGAGGTCGAGTCGCTGGAGGACTGA
- a CDS encoding mechanosensitive ion channel, whose product MMLPIPVDPLQGTISETISQTIADVIEFLPTVLGVLLILVVGYIVGRILGGLVTRVVRGLGVDRYSEGTAVENVGGRDSIARGLGMLVSYYVYFVAIVAAADVLDIDMLTGLLTDLGAYLPVLLGALIVLVLGFVIGRFVGDVVADIVGGFAVGKYLSGTPLERMGDQEGEFGRLVGTAVAYYIYLLTLLAVADILNVGALSTFLDEVVAYLPALVGGLIVLLVGIWVAERVADLVADAGDSRATDLAAVAVKVFIYYLAVTIALATIGFEITLLTNLFTGFVVAFFGALALALAIGIGIAVGLGGQEYVAENIDGWMSRVADSTGTDSLADTDSSEGDDTDSAGDGDSFGRE is encoded by the coding sequence ATGATGCTACCAATTCCCGTCGATCCGCTCCAGGGAACGATCTCGGAAACGATCAGCCAAACGATCGCCGACGTGATCGAGTTCCTCCCGACCGTCCTCGGGGTGCTCCTGATCCTCGTCGTGGGGTACATCGTCGGCCGGATACTCGGCGGTCTCGTCACCCGGGTCGTTCGTGGCCTCGGCGTCGACCGGTACTCCGAGGGGACGGCCGTGGAGAACGTCGGTGGCAGGGACAGTATCGCCAGAGGGCTCGGGATGCTGGTCTCGTACTACGTCTACTTCGTGGCGATCGTCGCCGCCGCGGACGTACTCGATATCGACATGCTCACCGGGTTACTAACCGATCTCGGGGCGTACCTCCCCGTCCTGCTCGGGGCGTTGATCGTCCTGGTACTCGGGTTCGTCATCGGTCGGTTCGTCGGCGACGTCGTGGCCGACATCGTGGGCGGGTTCGCGGTCGGGAAGTACCTCAGCGGAACGCCGCTCGAACGCATGGGCGACCAGGAGGGCGAGTTCGGCCGACTCGTCGGGACCGCCGTCGCCTACTACATCTACCTCTTGACGCTGCTGGCCGTCGCCGACATCCTGAACGTGGGCGCGCTGTCGACGTTCCTCGACGAGGTCGTCGCCTACCTGCCGGCCCTGGTGGGCGGGCTGATCGTGTTACTGGTGGGGATCTGGGTCGCCGAGCGCGTCGCCGACCTCGTGGCCGACGCCGGTGACTCCCGCGCGACCGACCTCGCCGCCGTCGCGGTGAAGGTGTTCATCTACTACCTCGCGGTGACGATCGCGCTGGCGACGATCGGGTTCGAGATCACGCTGCTGACGAACCTCTTTACCGGGTTCGTCGTGGCCTTCTTCGGCGCGCTGGCGCTGGCGCTGGCGATCGGTATCGGCATCGCCGTCGGCCTCGGCGGGCAGGAGTACGTCGCCGAGAACATCGACGGCTGGATGAGCAGGGTCGCTGACTCGACGGGGACGGACTCACTCGCCGACACGGATTCCTCGGAGGGCGACGACACGGACTCCGCGGGGGACGGCGACTCGTTCGGGAGGGAGTGA
- a CDS encoding tyrosine-type recombinase/integrase, translated as MTDTRAKVESLRERIQDSSDLSDDDCAALLEFSNTLYLLKSEYTDYRHEKLLRHCTIMAETVGGLAESLHDKESAEDLVRWINVTYENENTNHDYRTALRVFGNRVTEEEGIPDSLEWIPSGTSNSHNPVPNPADMLEWETDVIPMIEACRNSRDKALLAVAFDSGARSGELQDLTVGDVNDHRHGLQVMVDGKTGQRSVSLIPSVPYLQRWMSDHPDSTDGNAPLWSKLDDAEEVSYRCYLNIFKRAGRKAGISKPTTPTNFRKSNATYLAEKGMNESYINDRQGRTRGSKATAHYVAKFGGRAEDEYARLQGLEVDEEEPEPIGPVKCPRCGNDTPRHEPACVHCQQALSHEGAESIEEEEREVRDVFFRFAQENPGVLEDYQRSRDFTELLEENPELFEDAQSFVEALADQ; from the coding sequence ATGACCGACACCAGAGCCAAAGTCGAGTCCCTCCGCGAACGCATCCAGGACTCCAGCGACCTCAGCGACGACGACTGCGCCGCTCTCCTTGAGTTCAGCAACACTCTGTATCTCCTGAAGTCGGAGTACACCGACTACCGTCACGAGAAGCTCCTGCGCCACTGTACGATCATGGCTGAGACCGTCGGCGGTCTCGCGGAATCTCTCCACGATAAGGAATCCGCGGAGGACCTCGTCCGATGGATCAACGTCACCTACGAGAACGAGAACACCAACCACGACTACCGGACTGCTCTGCGGGTCTTCGGTAACCGTGTAACCGAAGAGGAAGGGATTCCGGACAGCCTTGAGTGGATCCCTTCGGGTACCTCCAACAGCCACAACCCCGTCCCGAACCCGGCCGATATGCTCGAGTGGGAAACCGACGTTATTCCGATGATCGAAGCCTGTCGGAATTCCCGGGATAAGGCTCTCCTCGCCGTCGCGTTCGACTCCGGCGCACGGAGCGGAGAACTCCAAGATCTCACCGTCGGGGACGTGAACGATCACCGACACGGCCTCCAGGTCATGGTCGACGGGAAGACGGGACAGCGCTCTGTCTCGCTCATCCCGAGCGTCCCCTACCTCCAGCGGTGGATGAGCGACCACCCGGATTCGACCGACGGGAACGCTCCCCTCTGGTCGAAGCTCGATGACGCCGAGGAAGTTTCCTACCGGTGCTACCTCAACATCTTCAAGCGGGCGGGAAGGAAGGCCGGTATCTCGAAGCCGACGACACCGACCAACTTCCGTAAGTCGAACGCCACCTACCTCGCCGAGAAGGGGATGAACGAGTCGTACATCAACGACCGACAGGGCCGGACACGAGGGAGTAAGGCGACCGCGCACTACGTGGCGAAGTTCGGCGGTCGAGCCGAGGACGAGTACGCCCGCCTGCAGGGACTCGAAGTCGACGAGGAAGAACCGGAACCGATTGGTCCGGTCAAGTGCCCTCGATGCGGGAACGACACTCCCCGCCACGAGCCCGCTTGTGTTCACTGCCAGCAGGCGCTCAGTCACGAAGGAGCTGAATCCATCGAAGAGGAAGAGCGAGAGGTCCGAGACGTATTCTTCCGATTCGCTCAGGAGAACCCCGGTGTCTTGGAGGACTACCAGAGATCTCGGGACTTCACGGAACTTCTCGAAGAGAATCCGGAGCTCTTCGAAGACGCACAGTCGTTCGTTGAAGCGCTCGCGGATCAGTAG
- a CDS encoding CopG family ribbon-helix-helix protein, whose translation MTTHVSCRLPRDLGERVDAAATAESTVRSDIVRRAIRHYLEEDPDGVSLRPTNSEKDRSRPRRENGRTPGSKKPVYDPSRDLDLNLSG comes from the coding sequence GTGACAACACACGTCTCCTGCCGCCTTCCGCGTGACCTCGGGGAACGCGTCGATGCGGCGGCAACGGCAGAAAGCACAGTTCGGTCAGACATCGTTCGCCGGGCGATCCGCCACTACCTCGAAGAGGACCCGGACGGGGTCTCCCTGCGACCGACCAATTCGGAGAAGGATCGAAGTCGGCCCCGAAGAGAGAACGGACGAACGCCCGGCTCAAAGAAGCCGGTCTACGACCCGAGCCGGGATCTCGATTTGAATCTGTCGGGGTAG
- a CDS encoding DUF6339 family protein: MSTEPIKRLTDEGYNKVQSKIRAGAYDEFPLDGISKHVREDVDGTVDTDLLDRRIEAVREHVDFGSQSGGTIADSAVAPTIRLAVDIPDRVAAMPGVWHYLASVKYPDFVRDRWGDNEDIEEKFLGAGRNPYTNALGRLWWGAELTKVPYDAAPEDADLTNAHRLYNKQRLANFVLDRSFRRYRYASAVCAEELYRSHNDVISETTTRFKKALTMYQLEDRSREDLERQIRRIREDEEAKREA, encoded by the coding sequence ATGAGTACTGAACCAATCAAACGGCTGACCGACGAAGGGTACAACAAGGTCCAATCGAAGATCCGCGCCGGGGCATACGACGAGTTCCCCCTAGACGGTATCTCGAAGCACGTACGAGAGGACGTCGACGGGACCGTAGACACAGATCTACTAGACCGTCGTATCGAGGCGGTGAGGGAGCACGTAGACTTTGGTTCACAGTCTGGGGGGACAATCGCTGACTCAGCAGTCGCACCCACGATCCGTCTCGCAGTCGACATACCGGATCGTGTGGCAGCGATGCCCGGCGTCTGGCACTACCTCGCGAGCGTCAAGTATCCGGACTTCGTTCGAGATCGTTGGGGAGACAACGAGGACATCGAAGAGAAGTTCCTCGGAGCGGGGCGGAACCCGTACACCAACGCACTGGGTCGGCTCTGGTGGGGCGCAGAGCTGACCAAGGTGCCGTACGACGCAGCTCCAGAGGATGCCGATCTGACGAACGCACACCGCCTCTACAACAAACAGCGTCTAGCGAACTTCGTCTTGGATCGTTCGTTCCGGCGGTATCGGTATGCGTCGGCGGTCTGTGCCGAGGAACTCTACCGCTCACACAACGACGTGATCAGCGAGACGACGACCCGGTTCAAGAAAGCGCTAACGATGTATCAACTGGAAGACCGCTCACGAGAAGATTTAGAACGTCAGATTAGACGAATTCGAGAAGACGAGGAAGCGAAACGGGAAGCGTAG
- a CDS encoding DNA cytosine methyltransferase has protein sequence MKVSAVDLFCGAGGLTRGLEDAGVDVSVGIDVDPACKYPYEENNDADFRLTDIRPLAKNPERVAAQFERDADVRVLAGCAPCQPFSPLNHGGDSSQHDKYGMLGEFRDIVEYVRPDVVVMENVFEVRNHRPYEIFEETLERMGYSVNSDDDKNVYCPEYGIPQKRKRWVLIASRDGTIELGEPERGDESEYPTVRDAIGHLPALDNGEEDSSRKLHQARDLSELNVERIRNMRPGEDWTVWEEEGKEHLLLDCHKKASGRSYRAPYGRMSPDEPAPTMTTQFYNYGSGRFGHYDTDQDRALSLLEGAMIQTFPEDYEFVEDWDEASITHLGRMIGNAVPPLLGQRVGEAILSHYDTEAESAPEPSIAD, from the coding sequence ATGAAAGTATCCGCCGTCGATCTCTTCTGTGGCGCCGGCGGCCTCACGAGGGGCCTCGAAGACGCCGGCGTCGACGTCTCTGTCGGGATCGACGTCGATCCCGCGTGCAAGTACCCGTACGAGGAGAACAACGACGCGGACTTCCGCCTGACAGATATCCGTCCGCTCGCGAAGAACCCCGAGCGAGTCGCCGCACAGTTCGAACGGGACGCCGACGTGCGAGTGCTCGCCGGCTGTGCACCGTGTCAGCCGTTCTCCCCACTAAACCACGGCGGGGACAGTAGCCAGCACGACAAGTACGGGATGCTGGGCGAATTCCGTGACATCGTCGAGTACGTTCGCCCCGACGTGGTGGTGATGGAGAACGTCTTCGAGGTCAGGAACCACCGACCGTACGAGATCTTCGAAGAGACTCTGGAGCGAATGGGCTACTCGGTGAACAGCGACGACGACAAGAACGTCTACTGCCCGGAGTACGGAATCCCACAGAAGCGCAAACGGTGGGTCCTGATCGCCTCTCGAGACGGGACGATCGAACTTGGGGAGCCGGAGAGGGGAGACGAATCGGAGTATCCGACCGTCCGCGACGCTATCGGCCACTTGCCGGCTCTCGACAACGGCGAAGAAGATTCCAGTCGAAAGCTGCACCAAGCCCGTGACCTCTCCGAACTGAACGTAGAGCGAATCCGGAACATGAGACCCGGGGAGGACTGGACAGTCTGGGAGGAGGAGGGGAAAGAACATCTCCTCCTCGACTGCCACAAGAAAGCCAGCGGCCGGAGCTACAGGGCGCCGTACGGCCGCATGTCGCCCGACGAACCGGCGCCGACGATGACGACGCAGTTCTACAACTACGGGAGCGGTCGATTCGGACACTACGACACCGACCAAGACCGTGCGCTCTCGCTGCTCGAGGGAGCGATGATCCAGACGTTCCCCGAGGACTACGAGTTCGTCGAAGACTGGGACGAGGCGTCGATTACCCACCTCGGAAGGATGATCGGGAACGCCGTACCGCCGCTACTCGGTCAGCGTGTCGGTGAAGCGATCCTCTCACACTACGACACCGAAGCCGAGTCCGCACCGGAGCCGTCGATCGCTGACTAA